ctataaatttttttcttatttaggtGAAAATAAGATCGTCTAAAATGATATTCGCATGTTGTCGTACAATACATTTTTGCTAATCTTGATGATAATGATTAGCTTTCAACTTAAATAAACCAACATGGTTGACCTTGAGAACGACTTAAATAATCCTACAAAATATTATGGATTGTCATTGTTCATCTTTATAACAACATATTTGGCTgccaattttatataaaaatatatatgcctACTGTGTTGTAAAAGAAAGATTTAGTAATGTATCATTTATCCGAATATTTGTCAGAAAATTAAATCATAATAATTCTGAATCGAATCAGTTAAGACACAAATTCAATCCGAAATTTAACTTTTTGGTTGAGGATATATTTAATACATTTCTTTCAATATATGAGAGAATTAATTCTCTTAACCCATCTCCTTTATAACATTTTTTTAGTTGAGATTATTGTCTCTTTTTTCTAATAAGAAAAAAAGTGAATCTGAGTGAAATTAATTAGGATTAACatatatatcatatcaaacactaaTTAAACTctaaatcttaaaattttaaattatgaaacaaacccaatatatatataactatttatTTCAATCTTTAGCGATGTAAGATAATTCTTATAGTCCATCTCACATCTcacacataaatatttttaattaatgaaaATACTTCCAACAAACATAAGCAATATAATTAGCATTGAAGAAATTACAAAAGCTAATTCCATCTCACATCACATCTCGTCGACGTCGGCATCGTTGCTCCCTCGGGTGATCACTAGCGAGAACGCGAGGGAAGTGGCGAGGCTATAACCCATCGTTCCACGGTTTGTTTCCGGAGGAGTTGCTATAGCAATGGTAATCCCCATCCTCCGTCACCATGGCCACTACTTACCAAGTATGCTGAAGAAGGGAAGATTAGCGAGCATTTCCATGGGACCGCCGCTGCGGCAATTAAACAACAAAAGGTTCGATGTTAATATCATCACATCCTGCCAAACACAGAATATGACCGACCATCTTTTAATCTACCAAAATCTAAAGTAATATAAAGATCAAAACAATTTTATTCAAAATAGAATTTTCATGTGTTTTTTCTCGGATTCTATCGAGAAGCTgtctaaaattaaaataaaaatatgttagtaAGAACTTGTATGATAGGTAGCTTAGTCGATGCAAGTTCTGATTGTCGATAGTAAATTCTCATAGTCCAACCATCTCTTTaccatttattttttgaaaaaaataaatatatcctAAAAATTCCCAATGTGCACTCTCCCAATAACATGAGTTATTATTCTCTAAATGACATTTAGAGATAATATGAAATAATATTATTCGCCTATCAAAATAGAGACATATTTCTCCGTAATAACTTGGACAACCATAAAGGAAGGACTTACCGTTCTTTGCTCCTCTTTATCTTCGAACTCTTCCCAACCATCTTTAGGGAGGAGAAGGATGTCATTAATGatacaaattttaattttttatttcctatttaatatttaaataattaattatattattatttttttttgctgATTCAAATTAAGGAATAGACTTTATGGCCAATAAATTGTCTCAATAACATAaacttgtttgaaaaaaaaaataaatatggtaaaatattttaataggaTATTGTTAATttaggaaataaattaaaaaaattattgtgaTGTTTCTTCTTCCATTTTTCACGTGACTTCTTATCTTGAATGGTACTATAAGTGGACATGTATAAGTTTATTCCTTAAGTtatacaataacaataataaaattgtatgtctcaactatttaggatcaattgaattaatattttatcgttattaagatatatataaagtcatatgtttagtttattttagattatttaaattttttataatttttgttaagatttttttgatcttttttttgttgcttttattattattaatgctaATCATTTCGCTTATTCTAACTATTGCATCAAGTGATCTCCTAAGCACATGTCCTTATTATCTTAAATGATTCTCTCTCATGCGTTACCTAGTTgttgatgaataatttttttttattttttatagtaaCTCCACATATTCATCTCAACATTCTTATATTCCTTGcgatatgtttttattatttttgtgaaATAATGGTATCATCTGCGGACTACAAAGGTTTGTATGATAAACATGATGTTACTACACACCACAAAACTTTTATCTACTAAACAAATCATTAGAATAGGAGCATCAATTAATCTCTCTTTTAGTTAATGGAAGCAACACTAACACTTATCATCATGaataaatatcttatttttctttGCCAGTCGTGTTAAAGAATTGTCATTCCTAAAATGAATTATGTAGATCTTCCATAATACACGATCCACCTATGACACTCCTTATCTCAAAGACATTTGAGGGTTGTTCCTCTGCATCACTACTTCAGTTTTATATGGATCTATAGAAATGCTTGATCAGACATGCCcaagaaatataaactcattgatCCATAAGTTACACTTGCTCAACTTAGTATAAATTTTCTCCTGCTTTAGAATTTTCAAAACTAGCCTAAAATACCGAATGTCATCGATGAATATAATCATAAATTTGTTTGGATATAAATGAAAATTTTTATTCACGAGATCTATAAAAATAGCGGTTCATTAATTAATCCAAAAGATACTACTATGAACTTATAATAATACCTCATGTTATGTGGATTCTGATTCGTTGACCCTTATTGACATACGCAAGTATGTCAATCCATCTCCTTAGTCTATCTTGAATGTGGTAAGAAATATCATGTATATGGTTATGAACTTTGTCAAGATGAGTTTTCCACATGTTTTGAGGGAGGAGAATCCATTTGCAAACTGATGAACCCGCTATGCCACAACGGGTTAAAGCTCTTGTATACAGCCCCTACACCTACCACAAGAGTTGGGGTGGCCGTCTTAAGCAATTTTAACGCATAAAAAGATGAAACAAATATTACATGCTGACGAGTGATGGTATGCTAAGTTGAACTCACATTTAACAGTATCTATACGCCATAGACCAAACAAATATTACAAAAGTTACCTACGCCAAAAATACACTAATCATTGATGAGACAATgacgtcctatctatttatacgtATGCATGTTTACCTATGATTACGTTCTCTGCAATTGTGTTGGCTACGTCGATGACACGACCTCCTCCGGCAGAGGCGTGATCACGAACCAGGCGCCGGCAAGGAGCGACAATTGGGGCAGGACGCGTGCGACCTCAGCCACCGGTTGATGCAGTCAACGTGGAAGTGGTGCCCGCACTGTGGCAGCATCTGCAGCACGTCAGCGTCCCTATAGTCACCCAAGCATATGGAACAACAGGTTGCGGTGGTGCCCTTCTCCAGCTTGGCCTGCGAGTACGCCATCTTCGGGTAGCACTCTAGCGTTGCCTGATCGACGCCGGCCTCAGCGTCGGACGACGCCGCGTCTCCAGGGTCGAACCGCACGTTCGTGGGCACGTTTCTTTGTAGGAGCGCACAGATGTACCACAGATATGCGCTCACCAGGACCACGAGGCAAATGAAAAGGCCGTAGCCGAGGGCAATCCTCTGCTCCATTCCGCTACCCATAAAGCAGGATGAGGATGGGAATATTTAGAAGCATTTTTTTTGTGGAGATTATATATTTTCGTATGCGTTGAGGGAGGACGACTAACATGTAAATTAGTTAATACTTCTTGCTAGGTTGGATAAACTATCTATCTTGTACATGAGAATGGGATTTTCTACGAGACTTGGAAACTTTGGTTCATTCAGAGATGAGTGTCCATATGTTTGCACCTCTTTAATTGCAGTATACTTCTCTTTGTTTTAgtttgcaatatatatatatatatatatatatatatatatatatatatatatatatatatatatatatatatatatatatatatatatatatatatatatatatatatatatatatatatatatatatatatatataaagtaataaaCAAACTCTATCGAGTTGAATGAAAAGTCAGCAAGCAGCAGAATTTCTGgataaaataaaaatgtataaCGAGCAGAAGGGAATGTCTTCTCCACCTAATCTCACCCCACTAGCACTGTTAGAAGGCTGatccaaaaattaaatataaaaacaaaaatatatcattagcATGTTGAGCAAGATCATTCatgtaatatttattattataatttatgatgATGTTGGTAGTTTTTATTCTTCcaataatagataaaaagaattaatattatattttcaaaatGATGTCCCTCGTCAACTGCAAGTGGGAACACATCCATCCCTATATGATGAAATCATTAGTTATCATGCTTAACGACCCGCTAATCATGAAAGAAAACTATCCTACCAATAATGGTTTGaatgttttttataataaaataatatctatgaTTACATCCATcgtatcatcatcatcttgttgTTACTATGACAAGATTCTTTTTAACTATCTCTAAAAATTCTTAGCATGATTTCAAATAAGAATATTTGAAGTTCTTAAATCAAAAGATTGAGAAATGTTGAAACCTTTATACCCCTTAAATCATGGCTGAATAAATCTAAATTGGCTTGGATCAATTTGATTTCATTGAAATAACTTTGAATTAGACTCAATTCATTGGGCCAAAATCAACTTAAACCTATTTGAAATCCTCAAAAATTAGCTCAAATTAGTATCAACGGATCAAAAAATTGTTTGAACCAAC
The DNA window shown above is from Musa acuminata AAA Group cultivar baxijiao chromosome BXJ2-4, Cavendish_Baxijiao_AAA, whole genome shotgun sequence and carries:
- the LOC135609311 gene encoding RING-H2 finger protein ATL70-like, whose protein sequence is MEQRIALGYGLFICLVVLVSAYLWYICALLQRNVPTNVRFDPGDAASSDAEAGVDQATLECYPKMAYSQAKLEKGTTATCCSICLGDYRDADVLQMLPQCGHHFHVDCINRWLRSHASCPNCRSLPAPGS